The following proteins are co-located in the Thermococcus sp. genome:
- a CDS encoding ECF transporter S component produces MKPMLAELSRFVPHTIAIALIIFVAYLWKNRKKLRILDVIAVTGISTALVAVATVAITTPVPSTGGYLNLGDTMVMFVSMLFGPVVGAFAGGIGSALGDVISGHPSWAPITLVVKGIEGLTVGYLAKRLEGTPGLVVAGTIGGILMVSGYFFFEYYAFGFTNAYAELPGNLVQAVTGIIVGTGLAKLIKKMYPGIENLI; encoded by the coding sequence ATGAAACCGATGCTCGCGGAACTTTCAAGGTTTGTACCTCATACTATCGCGATTGCATTGATCATTTTTGTGGCATATCTCTGGAAGAACAGAAAAAAACTCAGAATCCTCGATGTTATTGCAGTAACTGGAATTTCAACTGCCCTTGTCGCAGTAGCAACAGTAGCGATAACAACACCCGTTCCGTCAACGGGTGGATATCTTAACTTGGGCGATACGATGGTAATGTTTGTCTCTATGCTCTTCGGGCCAGTCGTTGGGGCGTTTGCAGGTGGGATAGGTTCAGCCTTAGGAGACGTAATCTCCGGGCACCCCAGCTGGGCGCCGATAACCCTTGTGGTCAAGGGAATTGAAGGATTGACCGTCGGCTATCTCGCCAAAAGGCTCGAAGGAACACCGGGTCTCGTGGTTGCCGGAACCATAGGTGGAATCTTAATGGTCTCAGGCTACTTCTTCTTTGAATACTACGCCTTCGGTTTCACGAACGCCTATGCAGAACTCCCGGGAAACCTCGTTCAGGCCGTCACGGGGATAATAGTGGGAACGGGACTAGCGAAGCTCATAAAGAAGATGTATCCAGGAATAGAAAACCTCATCTAG
- a CDS encoding family 4B encapsulin nanocompartment shell protein yields the protein MKEVREVILRAIEELKGDGMNPDIMLAGPGFIEHARDFIAQLGLKIYRIEELGYDAVIADSTYLGQMKKASRRISVEPFLEEKSVWEEIEKLEI from the coding sequence ATGAAAGAGGTTAGGGAGGTAATTCTCAGGGCCATAGAGGAGTTAAAGGGAGATGGAATGAACCCCGACATAATGCTCGCCGGCCCGGGGTTCATAGAGCATGCGAGAGACTTTATAGCCCAGCTCGGGCTTAAGATTTACCGCATTGAGGAACTTGGCTACGATGCTGTCATAGCGGATTCGACCTATCTGGGTCAGATGAAAAAGGCCTCCCGCAGAATCTCAGTAGAGCCCTTCCTCGAGGAAAAGAGTGTCTGGGAAGAAATAGAGAAATTGGAAATCTAG
- the deoC gene encoding deoxyribose-phosphate aldolase yields MNAREIARYIDHTNLKPYATKEDIIKLCDEAIKYNFYAVCVNPYRVKLAKDYLREKKADVKVASVIGFPLGATPTEVKVFEAKRALEDGADELDMVINIGALKDRDYDYVKRDIAEVVKVAHEKGAKVKVIIETCYLTEEEKVKACELAKEAGADFVKTSTGFGTGGATVEDVRLMRKVVGEEMGVKAAGGIRTYEQALAMIEAGATRIGTSSGVKIVEGAPK; encoded by the coding sequence ATGAACGCCCGAGAGATTGCGCGCTACATTGATCACACAAACCTGAAGCCCTACGCCACAAAGGAGGACATAATCAAGCTCTGCGATGAGGCGATAAAGTATAACTTCTATGCCGTCTGTGTAAATCCCTATCGCGTCAAGCTCGCCAAAGACTACCTGCGCGAGAAAAAGGCCGACGTTAAGGTCGCCAGCGTCATAGGTTTCCCCCTTGGGGCAACGCCAACGGAAGTTAAAGTCTTTGAAGCCAAGAGGGCCCTTGAGGACGGTGCCGATGAACTCGACATGGTCATCAACATAGGTGCCCTTAAGGATAGGGACTATGACTACGTTAAGAGGGACATAGCGGAGGTTGTAAAGGTCGCCCACGAGAAGGGAGCGAAGGTCAAGGTTATCATCGAGACCTGCTATTTGACCGAGGAGGAGAAGGTCAAGGCCTGCGAGCTGGCTAAAGAAGCTGGAGCCGACTTCGTAAAGACATCAACTGGCTTCGGCACCGGCGGTGCAACTGTGGAGGACGTCAGGCTGATGAGGAAGGTCGTCGGTGAGGAGATGGGCGTCAAAGCCGCCGGGGGAATAAGGACCTATGAGCAGGCTCTGGCCATGATTGAGGCCGGTGCAACCAGGATTGGGACTTCCAGCGGTGTAAAGATTGTGGAAGGTGCCCCCAAATGA